The Leptospira andrefontaineae genome has a segment encoding these proteins:
- a CDS encoding TIGR04388 family protein, producing the protein MSQLRNQITNKIRISLFLFYLIFLPQLSILESQAIEPTELDLSSYQADSWNTLFETAWSLSDINSWNDYINGQYSSFKADWEAQADLQFSNILSQVTQTDGVVGNAAYIDYVSKYLELQRQEAEKNWETQAESNIQQERTFFLTSLQGRQINNLGENLPSETRSQIEQQVQNWNKQFNDTLQIGLYEYQTALQSLQTMFQGMQNSITQTDSEFQANLQQIQQYETQVRDSIKNSNDGLKQYLLNQSLLQLTDNNGVSLLGDFSSLSGTQLLAAYNNIDSSKLNAAGLKLKNLIDTIDSGLDPTNPGSLSDIAVAMQNYLSEEQINATTTAAGYRANEYQAWSYGDISSAIHQITFITSNDFTSDPNHPGGSWNDELAAAIKLYIDSNGSNASDLLGMLSARLGNSNLTVSSINSIDLVAISNSAFLSNYTNWTSDWNTPLLGVGGSYANNGSSFWTLTAHWWACWGNVCLEQYTPYAEQNVYLDASLTIHDSAAQANAIQYESFRDELAGKFSLWTNTLVPAIQNWEQQVSDYKAKYTEWQTTKLSLEQQLQSEYNSQLSQLQVNQNNWATQLSDMYTDANAYSNANSIVMPTLNTNVTGSSLSSINSQIQSFSNYANTNPNLQNLSNFYNATGQLVNAAYNLSMVEGNQILALDNQKAALDSLIQNLQNQKEMNSDISEESYAKFTGKMFDGSNAVGKIEGAGLCSGSSYQANQSSCDNLYNDDKNFHSKYDEVYIDDKGNIHVKQEVNTTTAVFSGGDMTNYQNYTLGTTQKDFVIGNVGTVQLANSNSLGNLFDSTWMAGKSEALSAYINTSQQNASNNYLNQDFLDSINKNSSSVDEYVALEKKRAQDNAIAQANNASTMVSIAQTIIGGGTGMDWAKQQIKEMTKSAVSTAIGEATGIPADVISAYIDYKADQKAKKQAEGQMVQRMIVMNPYVGMLNYVPGIKDVIKPFNQVASKGLSELTVGISKVGAEVVRGATAILGSNSVSSVLQASGISINPKLLENLDDSILAQGTDLAEYARFKDLQEDLSKGDIQAEYKQSLKDAIYLKIAEAVSPSLNNIDPNALAQLWQEYDRQQAAKAAKKEEQQQMLSTAVAMAAATALQFVPGPGTAAGASILTQVGAFFTSAQGMVVAANAVVQGIIASRHGDMNEVFAGVTNGLLLGATGPTSGLTGSISYTPPGSTGSLGDLIDLGLNGSSASGWGGGIAVGGSKLNGGFSFTPGSGIDLNLGGSFATSGGFYNISYNTTSGNTSGSIGAGQEYGSNFGVNLSTDHNQAPSIFVGFGCDVNGQNCGGGKNGLGSGGSLTLNADGTVDIGVDYLGNQGLTVSYNPNTGTWSDIIVSDTWAKDFTYMNAQNVADASANKLNIEVHEKYAELASDPNILKNSEGLKNLANNMGISIDALGDMIANSKDALNSSDPNQSNGALQLLDSVMQTIHDEAYTLNQPNLDLRDAIENSPKINDVETNSSTGGFFGDLTMQTQIYLNQMAGNAFGEFAYVNENGELVFQSCFIEGTLVNTLNGLQPIEKVRIGDKVYSFDEESGQKVIRKVTNTFINPTSTIIRITDSKGGVLETTWNHPFFLEQGLWVKAKDLLVGDQFITFDGNELKVASISEEIRSETVYNLEVEDSHTYFVGKHGILVHNASYDQKVSNSVTDFMLKAFGGEKFESEVQYINLLKGNLSALEEQISQAKKQGNSSLVKALTGLKDTLSQNIDKLVSSVPQLGNISEIKRLESILESLQGQIDRAKESKDKLLTNQLESMKKNLVSQLDSLFSTVKRSFLDQAYKSLKDGLYTGVFEQFNQKPVDVKNGVTLPSDSTIKAYTSDIISESAKIGAMNYLLAGDEKILSMSAAERKAYFDRTLKGFNIDPNAPFEQRKAQLQELVDPKYGAQSGHKGTAVQLTVIMALLQEDPSKYTYLQKDGATDANFKNFQEVKEWILNNSGKRMESEGDAIAAATCRIYANWLQATADGKTSTSFAEWFIFKARTGDIAMGSSGPVMDQGGTPGFTSYFGMENILSNDFGILQSKDGANIVGLSNPIPNETLLKKLDVFPAGKVIQVWDDASGAPGPNHYCLWMKNENGDWINLNHTGASSGGAKVNEKITFDENTKVYKIFY; encoded by the coding sequence ATGTCTCAACTTAGAAATCAAATTACTAATAAGATCCGAATTAGTCTATTTTTGTTTTATTTAATATTTTTGCCACAATTATCTATATTAGAGTCCCAAGCGATTGAGCCAACGGAACTTGACTTGTCTAGTTATCAGGCAGATTCTTGGAACACATTATTCGAAACTGCCTGGTCTTTAAGTGATATAAACTCTTGGAATGATTATATTAACGGGCAATACTCTTCCTTTAAAGCAGATTGGGAAGCCCAAGCGGACTTACAATTTTCTAATATTCTGTCTCAAGTTACACAAACAGACGGAGTTGTTGGAAATGCGGCTTACATAGATTACGTTTCAAAGTACTTAGAACTGCAAAGACAGGAAGCTGAGAAGAATTGGGAGACTCAAGCCGAATCGAATATTCAACAAGAAAGAACTTTCTTTTTAACTAGCCTTCAAGGAAGACAAATAAATAATTTGGGAGAGAATTTACCTTCAGAAACGCGGTCCCAAATTGAGCAACAGGTTCAGAACTGGAATAAACAATTTAATGATACTTTACAAATTGGGCTCTATGAATATCAGACCGCCCTTCAGTCATTGCAAACCATGTTTCAAGGAATGCAAAACTCGATCACTCAAACTGACTCGGAATTCCAAGCCAATTTACAACAAATTCAACAATACGAAACGCAAGTTCGAGATAGTATTAAAAATAGTAACGATGGATTAAAACAGTATCTATTAAATCAATCTCTATTGCAACTTACTGATAACAATGGTGTTTCTTTGCTTGGAGATTTTAGTTCTTTATCCGGCACACAATTATTAGCTGCATATAATAATATCGACTCTAGCAAATTAAATGCCGCTGGGTTAAAGTTAAAGAACTTAATTGATACAATAGATTCTGGATTAGATCCTACAAATCCAGGTTCATTATCAGATATTGCTGTAGCCATGCAAAATTATTTGTCAGAAGAGCAGATTAACGCGACTACCACAGCGGCAGGTTATAGAGCAAATGAGTATCAAGCTTGGTCTTACGGCGATATAAGCAGTGCCATACATCAAATTACTTTTATCACTTCAAATGATTTCACAAGTGATCCAAATCATCCTGGTGGATCTTGGAATGATGAATTAGCTGCGGCAATAAAATTATATATTGATTCCAATGGTTCGAACGCTTCGGACTTGTTGGGAATGTTAAGTGCGCGCCTCGGGAATTCAAATCTAACAGTTAGTTCCATAAACTCGATTGATTTAGTTGCAATATCCAATTCTGCATTTTTAAGTAATTATACGAATTGGACATCAGATTGGAATACTCCATTACTTGGAGTTGGCGGTTCTTATGCCAATAACGGGTCTTCTTTCTGGACGTTAACTGCTCATTGGTGGGCGTGTTGGGGTAATGTTTGTTTAGAGCAATATACACCTTATGCAGAACAGAATGTGTACTTAGATGCATCCTTAACGATTCATGATTCGGCTGCTCAAGCAAATGCTATTCAATACGAATCGTTTAGAGATGAATTGGCCGGAAAATTTAGCCTTTGGACAAACACGCTTGTCCCAGCTATTCAAAATTGGGAGCAACAAGTCTCCGACTATAAAGCCAAATACACAGAATGGCAAACTACTAAGTTAAGCTTAGAGCAACAGCTTCAAAGTGAATACAATTCACAACTCAGCCAATTGCAAGTAAATCAAAACAATTGGGCAACACAACTGAGCGATATGTATACTGATGCAAACGCGTATTCAAATGCAAACTCAATTGTGATGCCTACCTTAAATACAAACGTTACTGGATCTTCTTTAAGTTCGATAAATTCTCAAATCCAATCGTTTAGTAATTACGCTAATACAAATCCAAATCTGCAAAATCTTTCTAATTTTTATAATGCAACGGGCCAATTGGTAAATGCGGCTTACAACCTTAGCATGGTAGAAGGAAATCAGATCTTAGCATTAGATAATCAAAAAGCTGCACTGGATTCTTTAATCCAAAATTTACAAAACCAAAAAGAAATGAATTCAGATATATCTGAAGAGTCCTATGCGAAATTTACGGGAAAAATGTTCGATGGCTCTAATGCAGTTGGAAAGATTGAAGGCGCAGGTTTATGTTCTGGATCTAGTTATCAAGCTAACCAGTCCTCTTGTGATAATCTCTACAATGATGATAAGAATTTTCATTCAAAGTACGATGAAGTTTATATAGATGATAAAGGAAACATTCACGTAAAACAAGAAGTGAATACAACCACTGCCGTTTTTAGCGGTGGAGATATGACTAATTATCAAAATTATACTCTTGGTACTACACAGAAAGACTTTGTAATTGGAAATGTCGGAACTGTACAGCTTGCAAATTCAAACTCTCTCGGTAATTTATTTGATTCTACTTGGATGGCTGGTAAATCGGAAGCGTTGTCTGCATACATTAACACTTCGCAGCAAAATGCTTCTAATAATTATTTAAACCAAGACTTCCTAGATTCGATTAATAAAAATTCATCAAGTGTTGATGAATATGTGGCGTTAGAAAAGAAAAGAGCACAAGATAATGCGATCGCGCAGGCTAACAATGCTTCGACTATGGTTTCAATCGCTCAAACAATAATTGGCGGGGGGACTGGGATGGATTGGGCCAAACAGCAAATAAAAGAAATGACCAAGTCTGCAGTTAGCACCGCGATTGGAGAAGCCACTGGAATACCTGCTGATGTAATATCTGCTTATATTGATTACAAAGCCGATCAAAAAGCCAAAAAACAGGCCGAAGGCCAAATGGTCCAGAGAATGATTGTTATGAATCCTTATGTAGGAATGTTAAATTACGTTCCTGGTATTAAGGATGTAATAAAGCCATTTAATCAAGTTGCTTCAAAAGGACTGTCTGAACTAACGGTAGGTATTTCAAAGGTTGGTGCCGAAGTCGTGCGAGGGGCTACAGCTATCTTGGGTTCTAATTCAGTTAGCTCCGTTCTACAAGCCAGCGGTATTTCAATTAATCCTAAACTATTAGAAAATCTAGATGATTCCATTTTGGCACAAGGAACTGATCTAGCTGAGTATGCTCGTTTTAAAGATCTTCAAGAAGATCTTTCGAAAGGAGATATTCAAGCTGAATATAAACAATCTCTAAAGGACGCAATTTATCTAAAAATAGCTGAGGCGGTATCACCTTCATTAAACAATATTGATCCAAATGCTCTTGCTCAACTTTGGCAAGAATACGACAGACAACAAGCAGCAAAGGCTGCTAAAAAAGAAGAGCAACAACAAATGCTATCGACCGCAGTTGCTATGGCAGCAGCGACAGCTCTCCAATTTGTTCCTGGTCCTGGAACTGCAGCCGGAGCGAGTATCTTAACGCAAGTCGGAGCGTTTTTTACATCGGCTCAAGGAATGGTCGTAGCTGCGAATGCCGTAGTTCAAGGAATTATCGCTTCACGTCATGGAGATATGAATGAAGTTTTTGCTGGAGTAACAAATGGATTATTGCTTGGTGCAACAGGGCCAACAAGTGGATTAACCGGCAGTATATCTTATACACCACCAGGCAGCACTGGAAGCCTTGGAGATTTAATAGATCTTGGACTTAATGGATCTTCAGCATCCGGTTGGGGAGGCGGTATCGCCGTTGGCGGATCGAAATTAAATGGTGGATTTTCATTTACTCCAGGATCCGGTATCGATCTGAATTTAGGTGGGTCATTTGCCACCTCGGGTGGATTTTATAATATCAGTTACAATACGACTTCCGGAAATACAAGCGGAAGCATAGGTGCTGGTCAAGAGTATGGCTCAAACTTCGGCGTCAATTTAAGTACGGATCATAACCAAGCCCCTTCTATCTTTGTGGGCTTTGGCTGTGATGTGAATGGGCAAAATTGTGGAGGTGGTAAAAATGGATTGGGTTCGGGTGGATCTTTAACTCTTAATGCTGATGGCACTGTAGACATAGGAGTTGATTACTTGGGTAACCAAGGACTAACAGTTTCGTATAATCCGAATACCGGTACTTGGAGTGATATCATAGTAAGCGATACTTGGGCGAAAGACTTTACATATATGAATGCTCAAAATGTGGCCGATGCTTCCGCAAACAAATTGAATATAGAAGTTCATGAAAAATATGCAGAATTAGCATCAGATCCGAATATATTAAAAAATAGTGAAGGCTTGAAAAACTTAGCAAATAACATGGGAATTTCAATCGATGCCCTCGGAGATATGATTGCTAATTCAAAAGATGCCTTAAATTCAAGTGATCCAAATCAATCCAATGGTGCATTGCAATTATTAGACTCTGTAATGCAAACTATCCACGATGAAGCATATACTTTGAACCAACCAAATTTAGATTTGCGCGATGCAATAGAGAATTCTCCGAAAATCAACGATGTTGAAACGAATTCATCAACTGGTGGTTTCTTTGGTGACTTAACAATGCAAACTCAAATTTATCTGAATCAAATGGCTGGTAATGCCTTTGGTGAATTTGCATATGTAAATGAAAATGGTGAACTTGTTTTTCAAAGTTGTTTTATAGAAGGAACTTTGGTTAATACTTTGAATGGATTACAGCCGATCGAAAAAGTTAGAATAGGAGACAAGGTTTATTCTTTTGATGAAGAATCAGGTCAAAAAGTAATCCGTAAAGTAACAAATACATTTATTAATCCTACTTCAACTATTATTAGAATAACAGATTCTAAAGGAGGTGTTTTAGAAACTACATGGAATCACCCATTCTTTTTAGAACAAGGACTTTGGGTCAAAGCAAAAGATTTATTAGTAGGGGATCAGTTCATTACATTTGATGGCAATGAGCTCAAAGTAGCTTCAATTAGTGAAGAAATTCGATCCGAGACTGTTTATAACTTAGAAGTAGAAGACTCCCATACGTATTTTGTCGGAAAACATGGAATACTCGTGCACAATGCTTCATACGATCAGAAGGTATCAAATTCTGTAACAGATTTTATGCTTAAAGCATTTGGCGGAGAAAAATTTGAATCCGAGGTCCAGTACATTAATTTGTTAAAGGGCAATTTATCGGCATTGGAAGAACAAATTAGCCAAGCAAAAAAACAAGGCAATTCTTCCTTAGTAAAAGCCCTAACTGGATTAAAAGATACCTTATCCCAAAATATTGATAAATTAGTTTCAAGTGTTCCTCAATTAGGGAACATTTCGGAAATTAAAAGGTTGGAATCAATATTGGAATCTCTGCAAGGCCAAATAGATCGTGCCAAAGAGTCTAAAGATAAATTACTGACTAATCAACTCGAATCAATGAAAAAGAATCTGGTCTCACAACTCGATTCTCTATTTTCTACGGTAAAACGAAGCTTCTTAGACCAAGCATATAAGTCACTCAAAGACGGTCTATACACCGGGGTCTTTGAGCAATTTAACCAAAAGCCGGTCGATGTTAAAAATGGAGTAACACTGCCAAGTGACAGTACAATTAAGGCTTATACTTCTGATATTATTTCAGAGTCTGCAAAAATCGGAGCAATGAACTATCTATTAGCTGGTGATGAAAAAATACTTTCAATGTCAGCCGCAGAACGAAAAGCCTACTTTGATCGAACTCTTAAAGGATTTAATATCGATCCTAATGCTCCGTTCGAACAAAGAAAAGCTCAATTGCAAGAATTAGTTGATCCAAAATATGGAGCACAAAGTGGGCACAAAGGAACAGCCGTTCAATTAACAGTTATAATGGCGTTATTGCAAGAAGACCCAAGCAAATATACGTATCTACAGAAAGATGGCGCAACTGATGCAAATTTCAAGAATTTTCAAGAAGTGAAAGAATGGATTCTAAATAATAGCGGAAAACGGATGGAATCAGAAGGAGATGCTATAGCTGCTGCAACTTGTAGAATATATGCAAATTGGCTGCAAGCAACAGCGGACGGAAAGACTAGTACCAGCTTTGCTGAATGGTTTATTTTTAAAGCTAGAACCGGAGATATAGCCATGGGTTCCAGTGGACCTGTGATGGATCAAGGGGGCACACCGGGGTTTACCAGCTATTTTGGAATGGAAAATATATTATCCAATGATTTCGGAATATTACAATCTAAAGATGGAGCAAACATCGTGGGTTTATCAAATCCCATTCCAAATGAAACCTTATTAAAAAAACTAGATGTTTTTCCGGCAGGAAAAGTAATTCAAGTATGGGATGATGCAAGTGGCGCCCCTGGCCCAAATCATTATTGTCTCTGGATGAAAAATGAAAATGGAGATTGGATCAACTTAAATCATACCGGGGCATCTTCGGGTGGTGCAAAAGTTAATGAAAAGATTACATTTGACGAAAATACTAAAGTATATAAAATATTCTATTAA
- a CDS encoding AP2 domain-containing protein codes for MKKLIAIHGEELLVDDDDFSRLRKYTWSVKYNSNYTTAYRTSRNNRAKTQKMILLHREIMNVRSPKLVVIHKKGDWKDNRKKRLLVIEKGKQNFTQKNRKSNNKYKGITRRKDTGLYMSSICKRGKEYHLGVYEDPKVAAMAYDKAANILFGTLANTNKKLGLIKYKSLKDIQINLHVNERGRNMNEPPDTIRVSKLRKRLLKLRKKFTYEKIAEFCNVQGGTLYRFAVGQINLRSIAVEKIETGIRNRK; via the coding sequence ATGAAGAAACTCATTGCAATTCATGGTGAAGAACTCTTGGTGGACGATGACGATTTTTCAAGATTGAGAAAGTATACCTGGTCCGTTAAATATAATAGTAATTACACCACTGCATATCGCACTTCCAGGAACAATAGAGCAAAGACTCAGAAAATGATTTTACTTCATCGTGAGATAATGAATGTCCGAAGCCCGAAGTTAGTCGTAATTCATAAAAAGGGTGATTGGAAAGACAACAGAAAGAAGAGACTTCTTGTAATAGAAAAAGGTAAGCAGAATTTCACTCAAAAAAATCGCAAATCGAATAATAAATATAAAGGCATCACAAGAAGAAAAGATACGGGATTATACATGTCCTCGATTTGCAAAAGAGGAAAGGAATATCATTTAGGTGTATATGAGGATCCCAAGGTTGCCGCAATGGCGTATGATAAAGCAGCAAACATTCTTTTTGGGACACTAGCGAATACAAATAAAAAGCTTGGCCTCATAAAATACAAATCTCTCAAAGACATTCAAATCAACTTACATGTTAATGAGAGAGGCAGGAACATGAATGAGCCTCCGGATACAATACGTGTTTCGAAATTAAGAAAGCGGTTGCTCAAACTAAGAAAGAAATTCACTTACGAAAAAATAGCAGAGTTTTGTAATGTCCAGGGCGGGACGTTGTATCGCTTTGCGGTCGGCCAAATTAATTTAAGATCTATCGCTGTCGAGAAGATAGAAACCGGTATAAGAAATCGTAAATAA
- a CDS encoding AAA family ATPase, translating into MIKSWNIRNFKSIAEESKLEFSPLTIFVGANSSGKSTIIQSLLIAIQTMQSQVQARSVVLNGHIVRLGSFEDIVSNFDKNGDITIGFEIEPNFFSKEYPGLIYSRRYFRSNIEEVNKIFYEFSFSSHGISSDKTELLQLQPKLKYCNLQLEWNDEKGAKKEVIKITRSKEDVKARIANLGFHENVRMPLPTSALEYEIETDENVNFASELYYRYPKTGELVGCYFRHFIPYLYCIFYDVVAEQADYLVRYLVQPGINSYRYGGQEVDGNLRFGNNLQDFINQKISEILTDAPNWESHQVKVTELNRYAAKLKKKFDWKDLRTFMEHCPPAVKADLSEWAKANEEKIKSLYREDKVPNPQLTSLPLSNNADTACDFLYNFFHSQVKYLGPLRDEPKPIYPIAGNIDPFEIGFKGENTAAVLDLHKDLLIQYVKSSDFLENNLEIKPVETKLLDAVSDWLIFMGVGIKIKTDDKGKFGHELKINTVDSSEMHDLTHVGVGVSQILPILVQALIAEPGSTLIFEQPELHLNPRVQTRLADFFLSMSYIGKQCIIETHSEYLINRLRQRAAVLKGDEVADKVIIYFVEKKGGKSKYSPIKMNSYGKFDHWPEGFFDEAEKLAAETLRAALKKKEDR; encoded by the coding sequence ATGATAAAATCCTGGAACATTAGGAATTTTAAATCTATTGCTGAAGAATCAAAACTTGAATTTTCTCCTTTAACAATCTTCGTTGGTGCCAATAGCTCAGGGAAGAGTACTATAATTCAAAGCTTACTAATTGCGATTCAAACAATGCAGAGCCAAGTTCAAGCAAGATCAGTAGTTCTTAATGGACATATTGTTCGTCTTGGCTCTTTTGAAGATATTGTATCTAACTTTGATAAAAATGGTGATATAACCATTGGATTTGAAATAGAACCTAATTTTTTTTCGAAAGAATATCCTGGGTTAATATATTCGCGGAGATATTTTCGATCGAATATTGAAGAAGTAAATAAAATATTTTATGAATTTAGTTTTTCATCCCATGGCATTAGCTCAGATAAAACAGAGCTATTACAATTACAGCCAAAATTGAAATACTGTAATTTGCAATTAGAATGGAATGATGAAAAAGGAGCAAAGAAAGAAGTTATTAAAATAACAAGATCTAAGGAGGATGTGAAAGCGAGGATAGCAAATTTAGGATTTCACGAAAACGTGAGAATGCCGCTCCCAACCTCTGCATTAGAATACGAAATTGAAACGGACGAAAATGTAAATTTTGCTTCCGAGTTATACTATCGATATCCGAAAACAGGAGAGTTAGTAGGTTGTTATTTTAGGCATTTTATTCCATACTTATATTGCATTTTTTATGATGTTGTAGCTGAACAGGCCGACTATTTAGTAAGGTACTTAGTTCAACCCGGTATCAACTCTTATCGCTATGGAGGTCAAGAAGTAGATGGCAATCTTCGATTTGGAAATAATCTACAAGATTTCATAAACCAGAAAATATCGGAAATTCTAACAGATGCCCCTAATTGGGAATCCCATCAAGTAAAAGTGACCGAATTAAATCGATATGCGGCCAAATTAAAGAAAAAATTTGATTGGAAAGATTTGCGAACGTTTATGGAACATTGCCCACCGGCCGTTAAAGCTGATTTATCAGAGTGGGCAAAAGCAAATGAAGAAAAGATTAAATCCTTGTACCGCGAAGACAAAGTACCTAATCCCCAATTAACTTCTTTGCCATTATCAAATAATGCGGATACAGCATGTGATTTTTTATATAATTTCTTTCACAGCCAAGTAAAATATTTAGGGCCATTGCGCGATGAACCAAAGCCAATTTACCCAATAGCTGGGAATATTGATCCTTTCGAAATAGGATTTAAAGGAGAAAATACCGCTGCTGTATTAGATTTACATAAAGATCTTCTAATTCAATACGTAAAAAGTTCAGATTTTTTAGAAAATAATTTAGAAATAAAACCAGTGGAAACCAAGCTATTGGATGCGGTATCCGACTGGCTCATTTTTATGGGAGTGGGGATAAAAATAAAAACAGATGATAAGGGAAAATTTGGGCATGAGTTAAAAATTAATACAGTTGATAGCTCTGAAATGCACGATTTAACTCACGTAGGGGTAGGAGTTAGTCAAATTCTGCCAATTTTGGTTCAGGCATTAATCGCAGAACCTGGCTCTACCTTAATTTTTGAACAACCAGAACTTCACTTGAACCCAAGAGTTCAGACTCGATTGGCAGATTTCTTTCTATCTATGAGTTATATTGGTAAGCAGTGTATAATTGAAACGCATAGCGAATATTTAATTAATAGGTTAAGACAAAGAGCAGCAGTTCTAAAGGGTGATGAAGTCGCAGATAAAGTAATAATATACTTTGTAGAAAAAAAAGGGGGTAAATCAAAGTATTCGCCAATAAAAATGAATAGCTACGGTAAATTCGATCATTGGCCAGAAGGCTTCTTTGATGAGGCGGAAAAATTAGCTGCAGAGACTCTCAGGGCAGCGTTAAAGAAAAAAGAAGATAGATAA
- a CDS encoding SOS response-associated peptidase family protein, with translation MCGRYSLNAELSQIIEQFSLRHDLERIEREYRPEKEVFPGSTPPVIVSEEGNLTMQRLHWNYKFPKYDATPNARFEKLDIVPEWKNAIKVNRCLIPATTYWEWKRYEILNKQDRYELMFSERKLVAFAGLTLSQEKGDGQTIRKFVTITFPANKKVSEVHDRQPAIIQPINYEAWLNNDNKEVKSLLYNAIENDIEFELISSTPIRKGKPIKSVAAEERFLFE, from the coding sequence ATGTGCGGCCGATACTCTCTAAATGCTGAACTCAGCCAAATAATTGAACAATTCAGCCTTAGACACGATTTAGAAAGAATAGAAAGAGAATACAGACCGGAAAAAGAAGTTTTCCCAGGGAGCACACCGCCAGTGATTGTATCAGAAGAGGGAAATCTCACAATGCAAAGACTTCATTGGAATTATAAATTTCCTAAATACGACGCAACCCCTAATGCAAGATTTGAAAAATTAGATATTGTTCCTGAATGGAAAAATGCAATTAAAGTAAATCGTTGTTTAATTCCGGCGACTACATATTGGGAATGGAAGCGATATGAAATACTAAATAAACAAGATCGATACGAACTAATGTTCTCCGAAAGAAAATTAGTCGCGTTCGCAGGATTGACCTTAAGTCAAGAAAAAGGTGACGGGCAAACAATAAGAAAATTTGTTACGATAACTTTTCCAGCAAACAAGAAAGTAAGTGAAGTTCACGATCGTCAACCTGCAATTATACAACCCATTAATTATGAAGCATGGTTAAATAATGATAACAAAGAAGTAAAATCATTATTGTATAATGCCATTGAGAATGATATAGAATTTGAACTCATTTCATCTACTCCCATAAGAAAAGGAAAACCTATAAAAAGTGTAGCAGCGGAGGAAAGATTTCTTTTCGAATGA